The DNA region GTTTGCCCCGGGGGTACGGAGCGGGGAGGACGATGACCTGTGGCTGCGTATTTTTGCCTATTATCCTGTGGCCGTATCCCGGGTGGTGACTATGGAGTATGACCGCAGGCAAAGCGGACTGACCGCCCGACGGGCGGAAAGGTATGAAAATCCCTTTCCGGGCCGGGTGGCGGCGCTGCTTCGGGACCCGGCCGTGACAGAGGAGCGAAAGGAGAGCCTGCGCACCTGGCGGGAGCGCAACCGCCTTTCCCGGAGCCGCCAGTGCCTTCTGGCCGGGGACAGGGCCGGGGCCAGGGACTATTTGCGCCGGGTGGAGCCGGCGAGAGTGCCTCCGGGCAAATACTTGACGACCTGGCTGGCCCTGGGGCTTCCCACGGGCCTTCTGCGGCAGATCGTCCGCTGCCGGGACCGGCACTATTACCGGGAAAAGTAGCAGCCTAAGGAAGGGGGCACGGCTGTGGTAAGAGAGGTGAATCAACTGAAAATAGGGTCTCTGCTCTCCTACCTGCAAATGATCTTGGGGGCGGTGGTGTCCCTGGCCTTTACGCCGGTGATGCTGCGGCTTTTGGGCCGGGGCGAATACGGGCTGTACAGCACCGTGACCTCGGCCATATCCATGCTGTCGCTGCTGGACCTGGGCTTTAGCAGCGGGTACATTCGCTTTTATGCCCAGTACCGGGAAAAGGGAGACCAAAATGGCATTGCCCGGCTGAACGGCTTCTTTCTGCTGCTGTTTTCCGGTCTGGGCCTGGTGGCCCTGGGGTGCGGACTGTTTTTGACAAGCCACGCGGAGCTGGTATTTTCCCGGGGGCTTACGGCGGAGGAATACGCCACGGCCCGGGGGCTTTTGAGAATACTGAGCGTGAATCTTTCGTGTATGTTTCCCATGCGGGTGTTTGGGAACATTATATCGGCCAAGGAGAGGTTCATATTTCTGCGGGCGGTGCATCTGGGACGGACGGTTTTAAGCCCCTTGGTAATGCTGCCGCTGCTGCTCATGGGCTATCGGTCCGCGGCTATGGTGTGGGTGACGCTGCTCTTCTCCCTGGGGACGGATCTGCTCTTTGCCTGGTATGTGCTGCGGGTGCTGGGGGAGAAATTCGTCTTTCGGGGCTTTGAAAGGGGGGCGGTAAGGAGCCTTTTGCTCTATACCTCCTTCATCGCCGTGAATCTCATCGCCGACCAGGTGAACTGGAATGTGGACAAGGTGCTGCTGGGCCGATTTCGGGGCACCGGGGAGGTGGCGGTGTACGCGGTGGGGTACACCCTGTTTCAGTACTACATGATGCTCTCCACCTCCGTCTCCTCGGTATTTACGCCCCGCATCCACCGCATCATCCGGCAGACGGAGACGGATACGGCGGCCCGGCGGCAGGCGCTGACAGAGCTGTTTACCCGGGTGGGCCGGGTACAGCTTTTGCTGCTGGGACTGGCGGCAACAGGGGTGGCCTTCTTCGGGCGAGCGTTCATCCTGCGCTGGTGGGCGGGGCCGGAGTACGGCGGAGCGTACCCGGTGGCACTGATTTTGATGCTCAGCGCCACGGTGGATCTGATCCAGAACACGGGCATCGAGATGCAGCGGGCCCAGAATCTGCACGGCTTCCGCTCCCTGGTATACGGGGCTATGGCGGTGGGAAACCTGGTGCTGTCCGTGTTCCTGTGCCGCCGATACGGCGCCCTGGGGGCGGTGGCAGGGACGGCGGCGTCCATGCTGCTGGCCAACGGTCTGGCCATGAATCTCTACTACCACAGGCGCTGCGGTGTGGATGTGCTGCACTTTTGGCGGTCTGTGGGGCGGCTTTGCCGGGGAATGATGATACCGGTTTTCTGCGGCGGGGCCCTGGGGTGGCTGGTCCGGGACGCGGGACTCGGGGCCTATTTAGGGGCCATAGCGGTCTACACGGCCATTTACGGAGCGTCTATGTGGCACTTTGGCATGGACGCATACGAAAAGGAGCTTTTTGCCGGGCCGGTCCGGCGGCTTCGGGCCCGGAAACCGATACAATAAATTTTTGCCGGGGCGGTGCAATAAACCGCTCCGGCTTTTTCCCTTTTCGGGCGGAAAGAATTGATTTTCCCGTGGGGGTGCGGTATAATAAGCTCCGTATATGTAGTTATCGGGAGGTTTCATACTATGATGGAATTTCGCAGGGAGATCATGCGACATGTGTATTTGACGGTCCTGCCCGCCAGTAAGTTTAAGACCAGCTGCCTGTCCGCCCAATTCGTTACGGAGCTGGACCGGGAGCGGGCGGCCTACAACGCCCTTTTGCCCGCGGTGCTGAGCCGGGGCACCATGCGCTGCCCGGACATGGAGGCCCTGTCCGCTGCCATGGACACCCTCTACGGCACCACCGTCACCACCACCGTGCGCAAAAACGGCGAGCGCCAGTGCGTGGGCTTTGTGGCCAGCTGCATTGACGACCGCTTCGCCCTGGGAGGGGAGAAGCTGCTGGAGCCTATGGCGGCGCTGGTGGGGGAGATGCTCCTGGACCCCGTGACCCAGGGGGGACACTATCTGCGGGAGTATGTGGAGAGCGAAAAGGTGAACCTTATCGACAGCATCCGCGCTATCCGCAACGACAAGCGGGACTGGGCAAACCTACGGCTTTTGCAGGAGATGTGCGCCGCCGAGCCCTACGGCGTCAGCCGCCTGGGCGACGAGGAAACGGCTGGGAAAATCACCAACCACACCCTGTTCCGCCACGGGCAGAGGCTCCTTTCCTCGGGCAGACTGGAGCTGCTGTACTGCGGCAGCGCGGAGGTTTCCCGGGTAGAGGAGGCGGTTTTACAGGCCTTTTCCACCCTGCCCCGGGGGAGCGCGGAGGAGCTGCCCCCTATGCAGACCTTTGCCGCCCCGGAGCAGCCCCGGTTTATCACCGAGGAGATGGATGTGACCCAGGGGAAGCTGGCGATGGGCTTTCGCTGCGGCAGCGACGATGTGCCGGCTATGATGCTGGCGAACCTGATTTTCGGCGGGTCCAGCAACTCGAAGCTGTTTCTCAATGTTCGGGAGAAGCTGTCTCTTTGCTATTACGCCTCCAGCTCCTATGCCCGGGCAAAGAAAATCCTCACCGTGTCCTCGGGTATTGAGCCCAAGGACTATGACCGCACCCTGGAGGAGATCCTGCACCAGCTGCGGCAGGTGCAGCAGGGACAGTGGGAGCCCTGGGAGCTGGAGGGGGCCAAGAGCACGGCCCTGAACTCCCTGCGCTCGGTGGCGGACTCCCAGGGGGCGCTGGAAAACTTTTACATGAGCCGGGCCGCTGTAGGGCAGCAGGAGACCCCGGAGGAGCTGATGCAGAGCCTGGAGGCGGTGACGCCGGAGCGTATCTGCCAGGCGGCGCAGAGCATCAAGCTGGACACGGTGTACTTCCTCACGGGAAAGGAGACGGCACAATGAGTGAAAAAATCTATCGCCGGGTAGGGGAAAGGGTAGTGTGCAAGACCCTGCCCAACGGGCTGCCGGTATATGTGGTGGTGAAGCCCGGGTTTGCCCGGAAATATGCGTTCTTTGCCACCCGGTACGGCGGCATGGACCTGCGCTTTCAGCTGAATGGTCAGTGGCTGGACACCCCGGCGGGTATTGCGCACTATCTGGAGCATAAGATGTTTGACACGGAGGAGGGAAACGCCCTTCAGGAGCTGGCAAAAAACGGCGCGGAGCCCAATGCCTTCACCTCTAACGCCATCACCGGGTACTATTTTGATTCTACGGAGCATTTTAAGGAGAATCTGCGGATTCTGCTGTCCTTTGTATCCGTTCCCTACTTCACCGACGAGAGCGTGGAAAAGGAGCAGGGCATCATCGGCCAGGAGATCGGCATGATCGAGGATAACCCGGAGTGGCAGGTGTATAAGAAGCTCATGCAGGCCCTGTACCGCACCAGCCCCGCCCGGGTCAGCGTGGCCGGGTCTGTGGAGAGCATCAGTCATATTACGGCTCGGACGCTCTACGACTGCCACAAGGCCTTTTACACCCCGGCCAATATGTGCCTGGTGGCCGTGGGCGACCTGGACGCGGAGGAGGTGTTCTCCCTGGCGGAGGAGGTACTGCCGGGGGAGAGTGGCCCCGCCATCCCCCGGGACTATGGCCAGGAGACGGACCTGACGCCCCTGGAGGCGGAGGTCTCCTGCCAAATGGAGGTTTCCATGCCCACATTTCTGCTGGGCTTCAAGTGCCCGCCTATGAGCGGGGGACAGGAGCAAATGCGCCGGACCCTTATCGGGGAGCTGGCCTGCGATGTGCTGCTGGGGGACTCCAGCCCCCTCTATGCCCGGCTTTATAGCGGGGGGCTTATCAACGGCACCTTCGGCTATAGCTTCGACACCCTGCCGGGGGTGGCTTACGCCTACATCGGCGGCGACAGCAACAATCCCCATGCCGTTGCGGACGCGGTTTTGCAGGAGGCAGAGCGCCTGGTGAGAGACGGCATCGACGAGGACTATTTCCACCGCATTTGCCGGGCCAACTACGGCTCCACCCTCAAGAGCCTCAACTCCTTTGAGTCCGTGGCCATTTCCATGGCAGAGGGCTGCTTTGACGGGTATGACCCGCTGCTGTTTCCGGAGATGTTCGACTCCATTACCCGGGAGGACCTGACGGACTTTATCCGCCGGAATCTGGTCCGGGAGCACATGGCCCTATCTGTGGTTTATCCGAAGGAGTGATCGTATGGATATGAATTCTGTTATCATGACCGACAGCCCCATCCGCTTCCCGGGGCTTTTCGGCGACTGGACCTTTACCGCTAGCTCCAAGGCCATTAACATCGGCCACGGGGTCT from Vescimonas fastidiosa includes:
- a CDS encoding lipopolysaccharide biosynthesis protein — its product is MVREVNQLKIGSLLSYLQMILGAVVSLAFTPVMLRLLGRGEYGLYSTVTSAISMLSLLDLGFSSGYIRFYAQYREKGDQNGIARLNGFFLLLFSGLGLVALGCGLFLTSHAELVFSRGLTAEEYATARGLLRILSVNLSCMFPMRVFGNIISAKERFIFLRAVHLGRTVLSPLVMLPLLLMGYRSAAMVWVTLLFSLGTDLLFAWYVLRVLGEKFVFRGFERGAVRSLLLYTSFIAVNLIADQVNWNVDKVLLGRFRGTGEVAVYAVGYTLFQYYMMLSTSVSSVFTPRIHRIIRQTETDTAARRQALTELFTRVGRVQLLLLGLAATGVAFFGRAFILRWWAGPEYGGAYPVALILMLSATVDLIQNTGIEMQRAQNLHGFRSLVYGAMAVGNLVLSVFLCRRYGALGAVAGTAASMLLANGLAMNLYYHRRCGVDVLHFWRSVGRLCRGMMIPVFCGGALGWLVRDAGLGAYLGAIAVYTAIYGASMWHFGMDAYEKELFAGPVRRLRARKPIQ
- the yfmH gene encoding EF-P 5-aminopentanol modification-associated protein YfmH, whose protein sequence is MSEKIYRRVGERVVCKTLPNGLPVYVVVKPGFARKYAFFATRYGGMDLRFQLNGQWLDTPAGIAHYLEHKMFDTEEGNALQELAKNGAEPNAFTSNAITGYYFDSTEHFKENLRILLSFVSVPYFTDESVEKEQGIIGQEIGMIEDNPEWQVYKKLMQALYRTSPARVSVAGSVESISHITARTLYDCHKAFYTPANMCLVAVGDLDAEEVFSLAEEVLPGESGPAIPRDYGQETDLTPLEAEVSCQMEVSMPTFLLGFKCPPMSGGQEQMRRTLIGELACDVLLGDSSPLYARLYSGGLINGTFGYSFDTLPGVAYAYIGGDSNNPHAVADAVLQEAERLVRDGIDEDYFHRICRANYGSTLKSLNSFESVAISMAEGCFDGYDPLLFPEMFDSITREDLTDFIRRNLVREHMALSVVYPKE
- the yfmF gene encoding EF-P 5-aminopentanol modification-associated protein YfmF, with product MMEFRREIMRHVYLTVLPASKFKTSCLSAQFVTELDRERAAYNALLPAVLSRGTMRCPDMEALSAAMDTLYGTTVTTTVRKNGERQCVGFVASCIDDRFALGGEKLLEPMAALVGEMLLDPVTQGGHYLREYVESEKVNLIDSIRAIRNDKRDWANLRLLQEMCAAEPYGVSRLGDEETAGKITNHTLFRHGQRLLSSGRLELLYCGSAEVSRVEEAVLQAFSTLPRGSAEELPPMQTFAAPEQPRFITEEMDVTQGKLAMGFRCGSDDVPAMMLANLIFGGSSNSKLFLNVREKLSLCYYASSSYARAKKILTVSSGIEPKDYDRTLEEILHQLRQVQQGQWEPWELEGAKSTALNSLRSVADSQGALENFYMSRAAVGQQETPEELMQSLEAVTPERICQAAQSIKLDTVYFLTGKETAQ